One Nostoc punctiforme PCC 73102 DNA window includes the following coding sequences:
- a CDS encoding NYN domain-containing protein: MPRSLLQAVLLVDGYNIIGAWPCLKKTRDSVGLEAARGELVEAMTGYSAFQGYTTQIVFDAQYQNSSSNKEIITELLSVYYTDFGQTADTYIEKSCASFRHQIAQSLVSRVIVATSDRAQQLMIQGYGAEWLSAQQLCGEVEATVCRMRQKYHTRKQSKSRFLANAIDAKARQRLAELRMGLQ, encoded by the coding sequence ATGCCCCGTTCCTTACTCCAAGCCGTTTTGTTAGTGGACGGCTACAATATAATAGGCGCTTGGCCTTGCCTTAAAAAAACGCGTGATAGCGTTGGACTAGAGGCTGCACGGGGCGAACTTGTGGAAGCGATGACTGGTTATAGTGCGTTTCAAGGTTACACAACTCAGATAGTTTTTGATGCCCAATATCAGAATAGCTCTAGTAATAAAGAAATTATTACTGAGCTTTTATCTGTTTATTACACTGATTTTGGGCAAACAGCAGATACTTATATTGAAAAATCTTGCGCTTCTTTTCGCCACCAAATAGCCCAATCTTTGGTTTCTCGTGTGATTGTTGCTACATCAGACCGGGCACAGCAGTTGATGATACAGGGGTATGGAGCTGAATGGTTGTCGGCACAACAACTTTGTGGGGAAGTGGAAGCTACCGTCTGCCGGATGCGACAAAAGTATCATACGCGCAAGCAATCTAAGAGTAGGTTTTTAGCTAATGCTATTGATGCTAAGGCGCGGCAGCGTCTGGCTGAATTACGAATGGGATTACAGTAG
- a CDS encoding ABC transporter ATP-binding protein, producing the protein MAQVGIEVKDLNFSWPNGEKVIKSCSLEVPKGEFWMLLGTNGSGKSTLLRLLAGLLAPESGEIRVLHPVGFVFQNPDHQLVMPTVGADVAFGLVEEKLPPAATRARVEEALGAVNLLTLQRRPIYALSGGQKQRVAIAGAIARRCEVLLLDEPTALLDPDSQLDLVAGVRRLVKSRGITALWVTHRLDELNYCDGAFLLEKGSLVDSGEAQRLKQRLMEVHSEAS; encoded by the coding sequence ATGGCTCAAGTGGGCATTGAGGTCAAGGATTTAAATTTCAGTTGGCCTAATGGAGAGAAAGTTATCAAATCTTGCTCTTTAGAAGTACCCAAGGGTGAGTTTTGGATGCTCTTGGGTACAAATGGCAGTGGAAAATCTACTTTACTGAGACTTCTGGCGGGGTTATTAGCTCCTGAATCTGGCGAAATTCGGGTTCTGCACCCCGTTGGCTTTGTCTTCCAAAATCCAGATCATCAACTGGTGATGCCAACGGTTGGTGCTGATGTGGCTTTTGGATTGGTGGAAGAAAAGTTGCCACCTGCTGCTACCAGAGCAAGGGTTGAGGAGGCACTAGGAGCGGTGAATTTGCTTACCCTCCAACGCCGGCCTATCTATGCACTCTCTGGGGGACAGAAACAACGAGTGGCGATCGCTGGTGCGATCGCCCGTCGCTGTGAAGTCTTATTATTAGATGAACCCACTGCCTTACTAGATCCAGATAGCCAGTTGGATTTAGTTGCTGGTGTCCGTCGCCTTGTAAAAAGTCGAGGGATTACAGCCCTTTGGGTAACACATCGATTAGATGAGTTAAATTACTGTGACGGCGCTTTCTTGCTAGAAAAAGGCTCTTTGGTTGATAGTGGTGAAGCCCAACGTCTTAAACAACGTCTGATGGAGGTACACAGCGAAGCCTCTTAA
- the psbD gene encoding photosystem II D2 protein (photosystem q(a) protein), with the protein MTIAVGRAPSRGWFDVLDDWLKRDRFVFVGWSGILLFPCAFLALGGWLTGTTFVTSWYTHGLASSYLEGANFLTVAVSTPADSMGHSLLLLWGPEAQGDLTRWFQLGGLWPFVALHGAFGLIGFMLRQFEIARLVGIRPYNALAFSAPIAVFVSVFLMYPLGQSSWFFAPSFGVAAIFRFLLFLQGFHNWTLNPFHMMGVAGVLGGALLCAIHGATVENTLFEDGDGANTFRAFNPTQSEETYSMVTANRFWSQIFGIAFSNKRWLHFFMLFVPVTGLWMSAVGIVGLALNLRAYDFVSQELRAAEDPEFETFYTKNILLNEGIRAWMAPQDQPHEQFVFPEEVLPRGNAL; encoded by the coding sequence ATGACCATCGCAGTTGGACGTGCCCCTAGTAGAGGGTGGTTTGACGTTCTAGACGACTGGCTCAAGCGCGATCGCTTCGTATTCGTAGGTTGGTCAGGGATACTGTTGTTCCCCTGCGCCTTCCTAGCACTAGGCGGTTGGCTGACCGGCACCACCTTCGTCACCTCTTGGTATACCCACGGATTAGCCTCCTCCTACCTAGAAGGTGCTAACTTCCTAACAGTGGCAGTATCCACCCCCGCCGACAGCATGGGACATTCCCTATTGCTGTTGTGGGGACCAGAAGCCCAAGGCGACCTCACCCGTTGGTTCCAACTGGGTGGCTTGTGGCCATTCGTTGCCCTACACGGAGCCTTTGGTTTGATTGGCTTTATGTTGCGGCAATTTGAAATTGCGCGTCTAGTAGGAATCCGTCCTTATAACGCCCTCGCCTTCTCAGCTCCCATTGCAGTATTCGTCAGCGTATTTCTGATGTACCCCTTGGGACAATCAAGCTGGTTCTTTGCACCCAGCTTTGGGGTGGCTGCAATTTTCCGGTTCCTGCTATTCCTGCAAGGCTTCCACAACTGGACACTCAACCCCTTCCACATGATGGGTGTTGCTGGTGTATTGGGTGGTGCATTATTATGCGCCATTCACGGTGCCACAGTTGAAAATACCTTATTTGAAGACGGTGATGGAGCTAACACCTTCCGCGCCTTCAATCCAACCCAGTCTGAAGAAACCTATTCAATGGTGACAGCAAACCGTTTCTGGTCACAGATTTTCGGGATTGCTTTCTCAAACAAACGCTGGTTGCACTTCTTTATGTTGTTCGTGCCAGTCACAGGTTTGTGGATGAGTGCCGTCGGCATCGTCGGTTTAGCACTCAACCTGCGAGCTTATGATTTCGTCTCCCAAGAATTACGGGCGGCGGAAGACCCTGAGTTTGAAACCTTCTATACCAAAAACATTTTGCTGAACGAGGGTATCCGCGCTTGGATGGCTCCTCAAGATCAACCCCACGAACAATTTGTATTCCCTGAAGAAGTTCTACCTCGTGGTAATGCTCTCTAA
- a CDS encoding 4a-hydroxytetrahydrobiopterin dehydratase produces the protein MTQLLTKTEIQEQAKVLSGWTVEESKLHITRTFKDFIQAIEFVNKLVEPAESAGHHPDIKISYNKVKITLTTHDAGGLTQADFDVAQTISQIK, from the coding sequence ATGACACAACTACTCACGAAAACGGAAATTCAAGAGCAGGCAAAGGTTTTGTCAGGTTGGACTGTCGAAGAATCTAAGTTGCATATTACCCGCACATTCAAGGATTTTATCCAAGCAATTGAGTTTGTCAATAAACTGGTGGAACCAGCTGAGTCAGCAGGACATCATCCAGACATAAAGATTTCCTACAATAAAGTGAAGATTACACTCACAACCCATGATGCAGGCGGACTAACACAGGCAGACTTTGATGTAGCGCAGACCATTTCCCAAATTAAATAA
- a CDS encoding iron uptake porin: protein MSNLLWKSLVVSPAVLGATLLVSTTAIAAPNTTTEVSAVKQAGVAEVAQQPEMLAQTTIDQVNRYSNEGNQNNSQSQVTSVSQFSDVQPTDWAFQALQSLVERYGCIAGYPNATYRGNRALTRYEFAAGLNACLDRVNELIATATADLVTKQDLATLQRLQEEFSAELATLRGRVDSLEARTAELEANQFSTTTKLVGEAIFAVTDVFGGNTGDNNNTVFQDRVRLDLQTSFTGRDILHTRLAAGNATAFTQFDNAGGAINTAEGTQTFEIGSTGNNAVRIDRLTYEVPVGPANVYLAASGGRHSHYAAVNNPYFFDNTDGGNGALSTFASESPIYRIGGGAGIALNLPLGKGGGILGNSSITAGYLASQANDPALSSGLTNGDYAALGQLNFSVGDRLALAATYVHGYSAGGFLFDSGSTTDGNIVPVGTGQANTLLGAGSSNSYGVSAAFRPSDKLSVSGFVSYHDVSGFGANDDYEAWSYGLGVALPDFGKKGNVLGIFAGAEPYSFNRPGFVGNDIPYHFEGFYKYRVSDNISVTPGVIWLTSPGQSSANDDAIIGTLRTTFTF, encoded by the coding sequence ATGTCTAATCTATTATGGAAATCCTTAGTGGTTAGCCCAGCGGTTTTGGGAGCAACATTGTTAGTTTCGACAACAGCAATTGCGGCTCCAAACACAACCACTGAAGTATCAGCAGTAAAACAAGCAGGTGTAGCTGAAGTTGCCCAACAGCCAGAAATGTTGGCTCAAACAACGATAGACCAAGTTAACCGTTACAGCAACGAAGGCAACCAAAATAACTCTCAGTCTCAAGTAACATCGGTTTCGCAGTTTTCCGACGTACAACCCACTGACTGGGCATTCCAAGCATTGCAGTCCTTGGTTGAACGCTATGGTTGTATTGCAGGTTATCCGAATGCTACTTATCGTGGTAATCGTGCTTTGACCCGTTATGAATTTGCTGCTGGTTTGAATGCCTGTTTGGATCGCGTTAACGAGTTGATTGCCACAGCAACAGCTGACTTGGTGACGAAACAAGATTTAGCTACCCTACAGCGTTTACAAGAAGAATTTTCCGCAGAATTGGCAACCCTACGCGGTCGCGTAGATTCCCTAGAAGCGCGGACTGCTGAATTGGAAGCCAATCAGTTCTCCACCACTACAAAACTAGTCGGTGAAGCCATTTTTGCCGTTACTGATGTGTTTGGCGGTAACACTGGTGACAATAACAATACAGTCTTCCAAGATCGGGTACGTTTAGACTTGCAAACCAGCTTCACTGGTAGAGACATTTTACATACTCGTCTCGCAGCAGGGAATGCAACAGCTTTCACACAATTTGATAACGCTGGTGGTGCGATCAATACTGCTGAAGGCACACAAACATTTGAAATCGGTAGCACTGGTAACAACGCTGTTCGGATAGACCGATTGACCTATGAAGTTCCCGTAGGCCCAGCCAATGTATACTTGGCAGCCAGTGGCGGACGACACAGCCACTATGCTGCTGTCAACAATCCTTACTTTTTCGACAACACTGATGGCGGTAACGGCGCTTTATCCACCTTTGCTTCTGAAAGTCCCATCTATCGGATTGGTGGCGGTGCAGGTATAGCGCTCAATCTACCTCTTGGTAAGGGTGGCGGCATCTTAGGAAATAGCTCAATCACTGCGGGTTACTTGGCATCGCAAGCCAATGATCCTGCTCTAAGTTCCGGTCTGACCAACGGCGATTATGCTGCTTTAGGACAGTTGAACTTTAGTGTTGGCGATCGCTTGGCTTTAGCGGCCACTTATGTCCACGGATATAGCGCTGGTGGTTTCTTGTTCGACTCCGGTTCGACGACAGACGGAAATATTGTTCCAGTAGGTACTGGACAAGCAAACACTCTACTAGGTGCAGGTTCCAGCAACTCCTACGGTGTGTCAGCTGCATTTAGACCTAGCGACAAACTATCCGTTAGTGGCTTCGTCTCTTACCACGATGTCAGTGGCTTCGGTGCAAATGATGATTATGAAGCTTGGAGTTATGGTTTAGGTGTAGCCTTACCTGATTTCGGTAAAAAAGGCAACGTTTTAGGCATTTTTGCAGGTGCAGAACCCTATTCCTTTAACCGACCAGGTTTTGTTGGCAATGACATACCATATCACTTTGAAGGCTTTTACAAGTATCGCGTATCGGATAACATCTCTGTTACCCCTGGCGTAATTTGGTTGACCTCTCCTGGTCAGAGCAGTGCTAACGATGATGCGATTATCGGTACACTCAGAACAACTTTCACCTTCTAG
- a CDS encoding serine hydrolase, whose protein sequence is MCALIVGGFCSFMNFHHTKRSLMLLTHKENLLKFSWLLPSFFSFFLFGSTVKAAAIANWHFDSNRNHLDFTTDKNIQPKVQLLTNPTRLVIDLPGVKLEYPQTSQRVGLVIKDISIGQFNADTTRMVVTLAPNYTFDLAQVKLQEESLNHWSVQLPKPIQLTATRPNILEITPTQWSISPTVSDNSTLFAGVIPMHSPMKALEPQIKALMNRYSFLKTGMFFLDLDTGDYLDVGGDRVFPAASTIKLPILIAFFQDLDAGKVTLQENLIMRRDLVTNGSGTMQYERVGKKYTALETITKMITISDNTATNMIIDRLGGVTKLNQRFRNWGLKDTVIRHLLADLRGTNTTSSQDMARVLALVVNNKLVSPQSREQALDILRHTTIHTLLPAGLGKGAVIANKTGDIGFLIGDAGFVTMPNGKRYLAAIFVTRPYKDTRGRDFIRQVSQLVYDYLNQTNPVAAVGSPNSATR, encoded by the coding sequence ATGTGTGCTTTAATAGTGGGCGGCTTTTGTTCGTTCATGAATTTCCATCACACTAAACGATCGCTGATGCTCCTCACACACAAAGAAAACCTTTTAAAATTTAGCTGGCTTCTACCCAGCTTCTTCAGCTTCTTCCTGTTTGGCTCCACTGTTAAAGCTGCTGCGATCGCTAATTGGCATTTTGATAGCAATCGTAATCATCTGGATTTTACGACAGACAAGAATATTCAACCTAAAGTACAATTACTTACCAATCCAACCCGTCTGGTAATTGATTTACCTGGAGTCAAACTAGAATATCCACAGACTAGTCAAAGAGTGGGGTTAGTAATTAAAGACATTAGCATCGGGCAGTTTAATGCAGATACTACCCGTATGGTCGTTACCTTAGCACCCAATTACACTTTCGATCTAGCACAGGTGAAGTTGCAAGAGGAATCTCTCAATCATTGGTCTGTGCAGTTACCCAAGCCGATACAATTGACTGCAACCCGGCCTAACATTTTAGAAATAACTCCGACTCAATGGAGTATTTCTCCAACAGTAAGTGATAATAGCACTCTGTTTGCTGGCGTAATTCCTATGCATTCACCGATGAAAGCACTGGAACCGCAGATTAAAGCCTTGATGAATCGTTACAGCTTCCTGAAAACAGGAATGTTTTTCCTGGATTTGGATACTGGGGATTATTTAGATGTTGGGGGCGATCGCGTTTTCCCAGCAGCTAGTACGATTAAATTGCCAATTCTCATTGCCTTTTTCCAAGATTTAGATGCAGGTAAAGTCACCCTTCAGGAAAACCTGATTATGCGACGTGACTTAGTAACCAATGGTTCTGGAACTATGCAGTATGAGCGAGTTGGCAAGAAGTATACAGCTTTGGAAACCATCACTAAGATGATTACCATTAGTGACAATACCGCCACCAATATGATTATCGATCGCTTAGGTGGGGTTACGAAACTAAATCAGCGCTTCCGTAACTGGGGACTGAAAGACACAGTAATCCGGCATCTCTTGGCTGACTTGAGAGGAACCAACACCACAAGTTCTCAAGATATGGCGCGAGTGCTGGCTTTAGTTGTGAATAACAAGCTAGTTTCTCCACAAAGTCGGGAGCAAGCTTTGGATATTCTGCGTCACACTACAATTCACACACTCCTTCCCGCAGGTTTAGGAAAAGGTGCAGTCATCGCCAACAAAACCGGAGATATTGGGTTTCTCATCGGCGATGCCGGATTTGTGACTATGCCAAATGGGAAACGTTATTTAGCGGCTATCTTCGTCACACGTCCCTATAAGGACACTAGGGGGAGGGACTTTATCCGTCAAGTTTCTCAACTAGTTTACGATTATCTGAATCAGACAAATCCAGTCGCTGCGGTTGGTTCGCCTAACAGTGCTACGAGATAG
- the tkt gene encoding transketolase — translation MTVATQSAKELSVEELAINSIRFLAIDAVEKAKSGHPGLPMGAAPMAFVLWDRFLKFNPKNPKWFNRDRFVLSAGHGSMLQYALLYLTGYDSVTIEDIKQFRQWGSKTPGHPENFETPGVEVTTGPLGQGIANGVGLAIAEAHLAAKFNKPDTKIVDHYTYVIVGDGCNMEGISGEACSFAGHLGLGKLIALYDDNHISIDGSTDVAFTEDVSKRFEAYGWHVQHVEDGNTDLAAIAKAIEAAKAVTDKPSFIKVTTIIGYGSPNKANTAGVHGAALGADEIALTRKNLGWEYEPFDVPQEALNHTRKAVERGASYEAEWNKTFADYKAKYAQEAAEFERYLSGKLPDGWDNVLPTYTPEDKGLPTRKHSETCLNKLAAVLPELIGGSADLTHSNLTEIKGKGDFQKGHYENPNIHFGVREHAMGAICNGIALHTSGLIPYGATFLIFTDYMRAAIRLSALSQAGVIWVMTHDSIGQGEDGPTHQPIETLASLRAIPNLLVFRPADGNETSGAYKIAIEKAKQNAPSLLAFTRQNVPNLAGTSVEGVAKGGYTVVDSEGTPDIILIGTGSELSLAVSAAEKLKAEGKKVRVVSLPSWELFEAQDAAYKESILPKAVTKRLSVEAAASFGWHKYVGTEGDTVSIDRFGASAPGNVCLEKFGFSVDNVLAKAKQLLG, via the coding sequence ATGACTGTTGCAACCCAATCCGCCAAAGAATTGTCCGTCGAAGAACTGGCTATTAACTCGATCCGCTTCTTGGCTATTGATGCCGTAGAAAAGGCAAAATCGGGACACCCAGGACTACCAATGGGCGCGGCTCCGATGGCTTTTGTCCTCTGGGATCGCTTTTTGAAGTTTAATCCCAAGAATCCCAAATGGTTTAACCGCGATCGCTTTGTCTTGTCTGCCGGTCATGGCTCGATGTTGCAGTACGCCCTACTCTACCTGACAGGCTACGATAGCGTCACCATTGAAGATATCAAACAATTCCGTCAATGGGGTTCTAAAACTCCTGGACACCCAGAAAACTTTGAAACCCCAGGCGTGGAAGTCACAACTGGGCCCTTGGGTCAAGGAATTGCTAATGGAGTTGGTTTAGCGATCGCAGAAGCACACCTTGCCGCTAAATTTAACAAACCTGATACCAAGATTGTTGACCATTACACCTACGTAATTGTAGGTGACGGTTGCAATATGGAAGGAATTTCCGGTGAAGCTTGTTCTTTTGCAGGACACTTGGGATTAGGCAAACTCATCGCTCTGTATGACGACAACCACATTTCCATCGACGGTTCCACAGATGTGGCATTTACCGAAGATGTTTCCAAGCGGTTTGAAGCTTACGGTTGGCACGTCCAACATGTCGAAGATGGCAATACCGATTTAGCAGCGATCGCTAAAGCAATTGAAGCGGCTAAAGCTGTCACCGATAAGCCTTCTTTCATCAAAGTAACAACCATTATTGGTTACGGTTCCCCCAATAAAGCAAACACTGCTGGCGTTCACGGCGCTGCCTTGGGTGCAGACGAAATAGCATTGACTCGGAAAAATTTGGGTTGGGAATACGAGCCTTTTGATGTTCCACAAGAAGCCCTCAACCACACACGCAAAGCAGTAGAACGCGGCGCAAGCTACGAAGCCGAATGGAACAAAACATTTGCCGACTACAAAGCTAAGTATGCCCAAGAAGCCGCTGAATTTGAACGTTACCTAAGCGGCAAGCTACCCGACGGTTGGGATAACGTACTACCCACCTACACCCCCGAAGACAAAGGACTACCCACCCGTAAACACTCAGAAACCTGCCTCAACAAACTGGCGGCAGTTTTACCTGAATTGATTGGTGGTTCGGCTGACTTGACCCACTCCAACTTGACCGAAATCAAGGGCAAGGGCGACTTTCAAAAAGGGCACTACGAAAACCCCAACATCCACTTTGGTGTGCGGGAACATGCTATGGGCGCAATCTGTAATGGTATAGCGCTGCACACTTCAGGATTAATCCCCTACGGTGCTACCTTCTTGATCTTCACAGATTACATGCGTGCTGCCATTCGCTTATCTGCCCTTTCCCAAGCTGGCGTGATTTGGGTGATGACCCACGATTCCATTGGACAAGGTGAAGATGGGCCAACACACCAACCCATTGAAACTCTAGCTTCCTTGCGAGCTATTCCTAATTTATTAGTGTTTCGTCCCGCAGACGGTAACGAAACCTCTGGCGCTTATAAAATTGCGATTGAAAAAGCGAAGCAAAATGCTCCGTCTCTGTTGGCGTTCACTCGTCAAAACGTTCCTAACTTGGCAGGTACATCGGTTGAGGGTGTGGCGAAGGGTGGATACACCGTTGTTGATAGCGAAGGTACACCTGATATCATCTTGATTGGTACTGGTTCAGAATTGAGCCTCGCCGTCAGCGCAGCCGAAAAACTCAAGGCTGAAGGTAAGAAAGTTCGTGTTGTCTCGCTACCTTCATGGGAACTGTTTGAAGCACAGGATGCGGCTTATAAAGAGTCCATTCTGCCAAAAGCTGTCACCAAGCGTTTGTCTGTAGAAGCTGCCGCTAGTTTCGGTTGGCACAAATACGTGGGTACTGAAGGCGATACTGTTAGTATCGATCGCTTTGGTGCTTCGGCTCCAGGCAATGTTTGTCTAGAGAAGTTTGGCTTTAGCGTTGATAATGTGTTAGCAAAGGCTAAACAATTGTTGGGTTAA
- the fabF gene encoding beta-ketoacyl-ACP synthase II, with the protein MTDHTRKRVVVTGVGAITPIGNTATEYWDGLLSGRNGIDYITFFDASSHDCRIAGEVKNFDPHDYLERKDAKRMDRFAQFGVSAAKQAIANAQLVINELNAEQVGVMIGSGVGGIKVLEDQQTIYLNRGPDRCSPFMIPMMIANMAAGLTAIHTGAKGPNSCPVTACAAGSNAVGDAFRLIQGGYAKAMICGGTEAAVTPLSMAGFAACKALSFRNDDPAHACRPFDRDRNGFILGEGSGILILEELQHALSRGAHIYAEMIGYGMTCDAYHITSPVPGGLGAARAIELALKDASITPEQISYINAHGTSTPANDSTETSAIKKALGEHAYKVAISSTKSMTGHLLGGSGGIEAVATVLAIANDQIPPTINLENPDPECDLDYVPNYSRVQKVEVAISNSFGFGGHNVTLAFKKYV; encoded by the coding sequence ATGACAGATCATACACGTAAACGCGTTGTTGTAACTGGTGTTGGCGCGATTACACCGATAGGTAACACAGCAACAGAATATTGGGATGGATTATTGAGTGGACGCAATGGCATTGACTACATCACATTTTTTGATGCGTCTAGCCATGATTGCCGCATTGCTGGTGAGGTAAAAAACTTCGATCCACATGATTACTTGGAGCGCAAAGATGCCAAGCGCATGGATCGATTTGCCCAATTTGGGGTTTCAGCAGCAAAACAAGCTATAGCTAACGCGCAGTTAGTTATTAATGAACTGAATGCAGAACAGGTAGGTGTCATGATCGGTTCTGGCGTTGGCGGCATTAAGGTATTAGAAGACCAGCAAACGATCTACCTCAACCGTGGGCCCGATCGCTGTAGTCCATTCATGATACCGATGATGATCGCTAATATGGCAGCAGGATTGACGGCAATTCACACGGGTGCTAAAGGGCCTAATTCCTGCCCTGTAACTGCCTGCGCTGCTGGCTCTAATGCTGTAGGCGATGCGTTCCGCTTAATTCAAGGGGGATATGCCAAAGCGATGATTTGCGGCGGAACAGAGGCAGCTGTGACACCATTATCAATGGCTGGGTTTGCTGCCTGCAAAGCCCTTTCTTTTCGCAATGACGATCCGGCTCATGCTTGCCGCCCCTTTGACCGCGATCGCAACGGATTTATATTAGGTGAAGGTTCAGGAATTTTAATTCTAGAAGAACTGCAACACGCCCTAAGTCGCGGCGCTCACATTTATGCCGAAATGATCGGCTATGGTATGACCTGTGACGCATACCATATCACTTCCCCCGTCCCTGGCGGATTAGGTGCAGCGAGAGCCATAGAACTGGCGCTCAAAGATGCTAGTATAACTCCCGAACAAATTAGCTACATTAATGCCCACGGCACTAGTACCCCGGCGAATGATTCAACTGAAACCTCAGCCATCAAAAAAGCGTTGGGAGAACATGCTTATAAGGTGGCAATTAGCTCGACCAAATCGATGACAGGTCATTTATTAGGCGGTTCTGGAGGTATTGAAGCTGTGGCAACAGTACTGGCGATCGCTAATGACCAAATTCCACCAACAATCAATCTGGAAAATCCCGATCCAGAATGTGACTTAGATTACGTGCCTAACTACAGCCGCGTTCAAAAAGTCGAGGTGGCAATATCCAATTCTTTTGGGTTTGGCGGTCATAATGTCACACTGGCCTTTAAGAAATACGTCTAA
- the acpP gene encoding acyl carrier protein, whose translation MSQTELFEKVKKIVIEQLSVEDASKITPQAKFMEDLGADSLDTVELVMALEEEFDIEIPDEAAEQIVSVQDAVDYINNKVAASA comes from the coding sequence ATGAGCCAAACGGAACTTTTTGAAAAGGTCAAGAAAATCGTCATCGAACAACTGAGTGTTGAAGATGCTTCCAAAATCACTCCACAAGCTAAGTTTATGGAAGATTTAGGAGCTGATTCCCTGGATACTGTTGAACTCGTGATGGCTTTGGAAGAAGAATTTGATATCGAAATTCCCGACGAAGCTGCCGAGCAGATTGTATCGGTTCAAGACGCAGTAGATTACATCAATAACAAAGTTGCTGCATCAGCTTAA
- a CDS encoding CoB--CoM heterodisulfide reductase iron-sulfur subunit B family protein, with protein MLSQTLKLKYAYFPGCVAQGACRELYQSTQALTQALGIELVELKKAACCGSGTFKEDSQLLEDTVNARNIALAEELNLPLLTHCSTCQGVIGHVNEHLKECKTSDPKYIEQVNGLLHKEGCSPYRGSTDVKHLLYALVTDYGLEEITKRVTRKLTGLKCAAFYGCYLLRAQKSMPYDDPFQPEAMENMFRAVGATPIYYRGRTQCCGWPLASYATTQSFKMAGMHIQDALTSGADCIVTPCPLCHLNLDSRQPEVEKVIEQKLGLPVLHLPQLIALALGVSPKELGLERHVVSTKPVLEKLGF; from the coding sequence ATGCTATCTCAGACACTCAAACTCAAGTACGCTTATTTCCCTGGTTGTGTTGCTCAAGGGGCCTGTCGGGAACTTTACCAGTCAACTCAAGCCCTTACCCAAGCACTAGGTATTGAATTGGTTGAACTTAAAAAAGCTGCTTGCTGTGGTTCGGGCACATTCAAAGAAGATTCTCAATTGTTAGAAGATACAGTCAACGCTAGAAATATCGCTCTAGCAGAAGAATTAAATTTGCCCTTACTTACCCATTGCAGTACTTGTCAAGGTGTTATTGGTCATGTCAACGAACACCTGAAAGAATGTAAGACTTCTGACCCTAAATACATTGAACAGGTTAATGGCTTGCTGCACAAAGAAGGCTGTTCGCCTTATCGCGGCAGTACTGACGTTAAACATCTTCTCTACGCTTTGGTGACAGATTACGGTTTAGAGGAAATTACCAAACGTGTCACCCGGAAGTTAACTGGATTAAAATGCGCGGCTTTTTATGGCTGTTATCTCCTCCGCGCCCAAAAATCCATGCCTTATGACGACCCGTTCCAACCAGAAGCGATGGAAAATATGTTTCGGGCGGTGGGTGCAACACCAATTTATTACCGAGGCCGGACACAATGTTGTGGTTGGCCTCTTGCTAGTTATGCCACTACCCAATCTTTCAAGATGGCGGGGATGCATATTCAGGACGCTTTGACATCTGGTGCTGACTGTATAGTTACACCTTGTCCACTGTGCCACTTAAATTTAGACTCGCGTCAGCCAGAGGTGGAAAAGGTAATTGAGCAAAAGTTAGGTTTACCAGTATTGCATTTACCCCAGTTGATTGCTTTAGCACTTGGGGTTAGTCCAAAAGAACTGGGTTTAGAACGGCACGTTGTTTCCACCAAGCCAGTGTTGGAGAAATTAGGATTTTAG